The Prunus persica cultivar Lovell chromosome G7, Prunus_persica_NCBIv2, whole genome shotgun sequence genome has a segment encoding these proteins:
- the LOC18771434 gene encoding arginine/serine-rich coiled-coil protein 2 isoform X1, producing the protein MDLNLDSPPAADSGDAKTAFRKPATDAANRKYRRRSPVGGSSPSDGSPMHEHNCSPKNSREDPGKVSEYQTRRRDDGRELERDSNRRYYGRSSDSYRHSDRQSSRSLHGYYKHDDCIKHDKHADEEDKNYQKLSSRSGRESRGSAYYDHIKSREYSRNLDKYSRDKYDGSGYRNKDKDRESSFPENQKYKDKDSSSQRVGSGRRHGHFEEMERERDRHALDRDVQDEKKDYRRNSGDYISERIFSYEESKGQRSDSISRRDEGKHRMKEGYKSELKELDDDNVSKEQRKKYDDKETSWGNRITRETSERSADKHYIKSENQESTAKRPKLFSSEKGIDGRKDVSKFTTTADGRESSSSKQVQEDEMTTEKTQANDAEAANDINAAKVAALKAAELVNRNLIGAGPVGCMTADQKKKLLWGNKKSTTAEEVGHRWDSTLFSDRERQEKFNKLMSLRLPWCLWPIVGCEGRSKGGTETRERRSEAEGTPNGFREAVHCWTAKKRWPYCWIRSLRILTFLRTVKTPGYSVVLLCKSHIYDSMLIFLLGVVDLRRKMVSHDNLTMCKARKFDCNMLGMNSSSIFLLLSSHLNSCAFVHLWSVLLALQQLCMCVFAS; encoded by the exons ATGGATTTGAACTTAGACTCTCCACCCGCTGCAGACAGTGGTGATGCAAAAACAGCATTTCGCAAGCCTGCAACTGATGCAGCCAACAGGAAGTATCGGCGCCGTTCTCCAGTTGGCGGTTCATCTCCCTCTGATG ggagTCCTATGCATGAGCATAACTGtagcccaaaaaattcaagggAAGACCCTGGAAAAGTCTCTGAAtatcaaacaagaagaagagatgaTGGGAGGGAATTAGAGAGGGATTCAAACAGGAGGTATTATGGAAGAAGCAGTGATTCCTACAGGCATTCTGATAGACAATCCTCCAGAAGTTTGCATGGGTACTATAAGCATGATGACTGCATCAAACATGACAAACACGCtgatgaagaagataaaaattATCAGAAGTTATCTTCTCGTTCTGGTAGGGAGTCAAGAGGTAGTGCTTATTATGATCATATTAAGTCAAGAGaatattcaagaaatttggacAAATATTCTCGTGATAAATATGATGGTTCTGGATATAGGAACAAAGATAAAGATAGAGAATCTTCATTTCCTGAGAACCagaaatataaagataagGACTCATCGTCTCAGAGAGTTGGATCTGGCAGGAGACATGGACATTTTGAAGAGATGGAAAGGGAACGAGACAGGCATGCATTGGACAGAGATGTTCAGGATGAGAAAAAGGATTACCGTAGGAATTCAGGTGATTATATAAGTGAACGGATTTTCTCATATGAAGAGTCCAAGGGGCAACGAAGTGACTCAATTTCCAGGAGAGATGAAGGTAAACATCGCATGAAAGAAGGTTACAAGAGCGAATTAAAGGAATTGGATGATGACAACGTTTCCAAAGAGCAAAGGAAGAAATATGATGATAAGGAAACTAGTTGGGGCAACAGAATTACTAGAGAAACATCAGAGCGGTCTGCAGATAAACATTATATAAAGAGCGAAAATCAAGAATCTACTGCAAAAAGACCAAAGTTATTTAGCTCAGAGAAGGGCATTGATGGTCGAAAAGATG TTTCAAAGTTCACAACTACAGCGGATGGAAGGGAGTCTTCAAGTTCCAAGCAAGTTCAAGAAGATGAAATGACTACTGAAAAAACTCAGGCCAATGATGCGGAGGCTGCTAATGATATAAATGCTGCCAAAGTTGCTGCGTTGAAAGCTGCTGAATTGG TTAATAGGAACCTTATCGGTGCTGGCCCTGTGGGATGCATGACTGCTGACCAGAAGAAAAAGCTGCTGTGGGGAAACAAAAAGAGCACAACAGCAGAAGAG GTTGGCCACCGTTGGGATTCAACTTTGTTTTCTGATCGGGAAAGAcaagaaaaattcaacaaactcATG AGTCTGAGGTTGCCTTGGTGCCTATGGCCAATTGTAGGGTGTGAAGGGCGAAGTAAAGGTGGAACAGAAACCCGAGAACGAAGATCAGAAGCAGAAGGAACTCCAAATGGATTTAGAGAAGCAGTACACTGCTGGACTGCGAAGAAGAGATGGCCGTACTGTTGGATTAGGTCTTTAAGAATCCTCACATTCCTTCGTACTGTGAAGACACCGGGATATTCTGTTGTACTCTTGTGCAAGAGTCACATTTATGATTCTATGCTAATTTTCTTATTGGGAGTTGTAGATCTTCGCAGAAAAATGGTTTCACATGACAATTTAACAATGTGTAAAGCTAGAAAATTCGATTGCAATATGCTCGGTATGAACTCAAGCTCCATTTTCCTATTGCTTTCCAGCCATCTTAATTCATGTGCATTTGTTCATCTGTGGTCTGTTTTACTCGCTTTACAGCAACTCTGTATGTGTGTGTTTGCGAGTTAG
- the LOC18771434 gene encoding arginine/serine-rich coiled-coil protein 2 isoform X2 produces MDLNLDSPPAADSGDAKTAFRKPATDAANRKYRRRSPVGGSSPSDGSPMHEHNCSPKNSREDPGKVSEYQTRRRDDGRELERDSNRRYYGRSSDSYRHSDRQSSRSLHGYYKHDDCIKHDKHADEEDKNYQKLSSRSGRESRGSAYYDHIKSREYSRNLDKYSRDKYDGSGYRNKDKDRESSFPENQKYKDKDSSSQRVGSGRRHGHFEEMERERDRHALDRDVQDEKKDYRRNSGDYISERIFSYEESKGQRSDSISRRDEGKHRMKEGYKSELKELDDDNVSKEQRKKYDDKETSWGNRITRETSERSADKHYIKSENQESTAKRPKLFSSEKGIDGRKDVSKFTTTADGRESSSSKQVQEDEMTTEKTQANDAEAANDINAAKVAALKAAELVNRNLIGAGPVGCMTADQKKKLLWGNKKSTTAEEVGHRWDSTLFSDRERQEKFNKLMGVKGEVKVEQKPENEDQKQKELQMDLEKQYTAGLRRRDGRTVGLGL; encoded by the exons ATGGATTTGAACTTAGACTCTCCACCCGCTGCAGACAGTGGTGATGCAAAAACAGCATTTCGCAAGCCTGCAACTGATGCAGCCAACAGGAAGTATCGGCGCCGTTCTCCAGTTGGCGGTTCATCTCCCTCTGATG ggagTCCTATGCATGAGCATAACTGtagcccaaaaaattcaagggAAGACCCTGGAAAAGTCTCTGAAtatcaaacaagaagaagagatgaTGGGAGGGAATTAGAGAGGGATTCAAACAGGAGGTATTATGGAAGAAGCAGTGATTCCTACAGGCATTCTGATAGACAATCCTCCAGAAGTTTGCATGGGTACTATAAGCATGATGACTGCATCAAACATGACAAACACGCtgatgaagaagataaaaattATCAGAAGTTATCTTCTCGTTCTGGTAGGGAGTCAAGAGGTAGTGCTTATTATGATCATATTAAGTCAAGAGaatattcaagaaatttggacAAATATTCTCGTGATAAATATGATGGTTCTGGATATAGGAACAAAGATAAAGATAGAGAATCTTCATTTCCTGAGAACCagaaatataaagataagGACTCATCGTCTCAGAGAGTTGGATCTGGCAGGAGACATGGACATTTTGAAGAGATGGAAAGGGAACGAGACAGGCATGCATTGGACAGAGATGTTCAGGATGAGAAAAAGGATTACCGTAGGAATTCAGGTGATTATATAAGTGAACGGATTTTCTCATATGAAGAGTCCAAGGGGCAACGAAGTGACTCAATTTCCAGGAGAGATGAAGGTAAACATCGCATGAAAGAAGGTTACAAGAGCGAATTAAAGGAATTGGATGATGACAACGTTTCCAAAGAGCAAAGGAAGAAATATGATGATAAGGAAACTAGTTGGGGCAACAGAATTACTAGAGAAACATCAGAGCGGTCTGCAGATAAACATTATATAAAGAGCGAAAATCAAGAATCTACTGCAAAAAGACCAAAGTTATTTAGCTCAGAGAAGGGCATTGATGGTCGAAAAGATG TTTCAAAGTTCACAACTACAGCGGATGGAAGGGAGTCTTCAAGTTCCAAGCAAGTTCAAGAAGATGAAATGACTACTGAAAAAACTCAGGCCAATGATGCGGAGGCTGCTAATGATATAAATGCTGCCAAAGTTGCTGCGTTGAAAGCTGCTGAATTGG TTAATAGGAACCTTATCGGTGCTGGCCCTGTGGGATGCATGACTGCTGACCAGAAGAAAAAGCTGCTGTGGGGAAACAAAAAGAGCACAACAGCAGAAGAG GTTGGCCACCGTTGGGATTCAACTTTGTTTTCTGATCGGGAAAGAcaagaaaaattcaacaaactcATG GGTGTGAAGGGCGAAGTAAAGGTGGAACAGAAACCCGAGAACGAAGATCAGAAGCAGAAGGAACTCCAAATGGATTTAGAGAAGCAGTACACTGCTGGACTGCGAAGAAGAGATGGCCGTACTGTTGGATTAGGTCTTTAA
- the LOC18769353 gene encoding dual specificity protein phosphatase 12 gives MPYLVRENLFIGNIGDAAEVLQNGSTEITHILSVLSSASISFFSEWKKGLTIPTKEIKKVYTGGSVGGSASVDDSGDGSKSCLLSDKLLYLLEYAGKDLKLVRMGVPLRDMENENLLDYLDVCLDFIDKSRKEGSVLVHCFAGVSRSAAIITAYLMRTEHLSQEDALGSLRQSCEFVCPNDGFLDQLKMYEEMGFKVDHASPIYKSFHLKVLGESYHRGDKIDSSKFGADPGLPIEVASGVESAQNGGKTGTTAFRCKKCRRVVALQDNVVDHIPGEGEKSFEWRKRKSSNLSEDSECSSIFVEPLRWMTAVEEGALEGKLSCAHCEARLGYFNWSGIQCSCGSWITPAFQLHRSRVDVSTV, from the exons ATGCCGTATCTTGTTCGTGAGAATCTATTCATCGGCAACATCGGCGATGCAGCAGAGGTTCTCCAAAATGGCAGCACAGAGATCACACACATTCTCTCAGTTCTGAGTTCTGCATCAATCTCGTTTTTCTCCGAATGGAAGAAGGGTCTTACAATTCCCACTAAGGAAATCAAGAAGGTGTATACTGGCGGGTCTGTTGGTGGGTCGGCTTCTGTGGACGATTCTGGTGATGGGTCGAAAAGTTGTTTGCTCTCGGATAAGCTTTTGTACTTGTTGGAATATGCAGGCAAGGATTTGAAGCTGGTGAGGATGGGGGTTCCGCTGAGAGATATGGAGAATGAGAATTTATTGGATTATTTGGATGTCTGTTTGGATTTTATTGACAAGAGTAGAAAAGAGGGGTCTGTTTTGGTGCATTGCTTTGCTGGTGTTTCCAGAAG TGCAGCTATCATTACAGCATATCTGATGAGAACAGAACATTTATCACAAGAAG ATGCACTAGGATCCCTGAGGCAAAGCTGTGAGTTTGTTTGCCCCAATGATGGTTTTCTAGATCAG CTCAAAATGTACGAGGAAATGGGCTTCAAGGTTGATCATGCCAGCCCCATATATAAGTCTTTTCACCTGAAAGTATTGG GAGAATCTTATCATCGTGGTGATAAAATAGACAGTTCCAAATTTGGGGCAGATCCTGGGTTGCCTATTGAAGTTGCCTCTGGGGTAGAATCAGCTCAAAATGGAGGAAAAACTGGTACAACAGCTTTCCGCTGCAAGAAATGCCGAAGAGTTGTTGCATTGCAGGACAATGTTGTGGATCACATTCCAGGGGAGGGTGAAAAATCGTTTGAGTGGCGAAAGCGAAAAAGTAGCAACTTGTCTGAGGATTCTGAATGTTCATCCATTTTTGTTGAGCCTCTAAGGTGGATGACAGCAG TTGAAGAAGGAGCACTGGAGGGCAAGTTGTCATGTGCACATTGTGAAGCTCGATTGGGTTACTTCAATTGGTCAGGCATCCAATGCAGTTGCGGGAGTTGGATCACCCCCGCCTTCCAGCTTCATAGAAGCCGTGTGGACGTCAGCACTGTCTAA
- the LOC18769040 gene encoding F-box protein At2g26850, with protein sequence MLYLLISCVSFILISKSFTHKPIQAWEGKLKLSSFWFWGEFSSFLVSWFQKSRLAIELFQPIICKLKKMMTFSSKVENVEERDSLSLLDLPDLTLECILERLSPSGLCTMGGVCTSLRERCRDDRLWERHMMEKWGRLIGAAAYREWQLHVASRSRVRNISDQTKTKGLFESLVSKIWPFSWIRPKLPSSDCKVRTSLPVESVMSLYLSLESGKFWFPAQVYNRENGNVGFMLSCYDAQVSYDSRTNTFQARYSPYGRRATEDNIPWDRLRAAPVDTPSHKLHVSDCLHDLKPGDHIEIQWRRNKEFPYGWWYGVIGHLELCDGHENRCRCHYSDTVTLEFSQYTPGSRWRQVTINRKDHREEGDEADGFYGGIRKLYNEEEIARWKRLWPTQVLE encoded by the exons ATGCTTTACCTCCTAATTTCTTGTGTCTCATTCATCCTTATTTCCAAGTCCTTCACTCACAAGCCAATACAAGCATGGGAGGGTAAGCTAAAATTGagttctttttggttttggggtgaGTTTTCAAGTTTTCTTGTGTCCTGGTTCCAGAAAAGTAGGCTTGCTATTGAGTTGTTCCAACCCATCATCtgcaaattgaaaaagatGATGACTTTTAGTTCAAAAGTAGAGAATGTGGAGGAGAGAGacagtctctctctcctggATTTGCCTGACTTGACCTTGGAATGCATTCTTGAGAGGCTTTCCCCATCTGGGTTGTGCACTATGGGAGGAGTTTGTACTTCTTTGAGGGAGAGGTGCAGAGATGATCGTTTATGGGAGAGGCACATGATGGAGAAATGGGGTAGACTGATTGGGGCTGCTGCCTATAGAGAATGGCAATTACATGTGGCCTCAAGAAGCAGAGTCAGAAATATCTCTGATCAAACCAAGACAAAAGGTCTTTTTGAGTCTCTTGTGAGTAAAATTTGGCCTTTTTCATGGATCAGACCAAAATTACCAAGTTCTGATTGCAAAGTGAGGACTAGTTTACCGGTCGAGTCAGTCATGTCTCTGTATCTTTCTCTTGAAAGTGGCAAGTTCTGGTTCCCAGCTCAGGTCTATAACCGTGAG AATGGTAATGTAGGCTTTATGCTGTCTTGTTATGATGCACAAGTGAGCTATGATTCAAGGACAAACACATTTCAAGCAAG GTATTCACCTTATGGGAGGAGGGCAACAGAGGATAATATTCCATGGGATAGACTAAGAGCGGCTCCAGTTGATACTCCCTCACATAAGCTTCATGTCTCTGATTGTCTACATGACTTGAAACCCGGTGATCATATTGAAATCCAGTggagaagaaacaaagaattcCCTTATG gTTGGTGGTATGGTGTCATTGGTCACTTGGAGTTGTGTGATGGGCATGAGAATCGCTGCCGTTGTCACTACAGTG ATACAGTAACACTGGAGTTCAGTCAGTACACTCCTGGATCCAGATGGAGACAAGTGACGATAAACAGGAAAGACCATCGAGAAGAAGGCGATGAAGCAGATGGCTTCTATGGAGGAATCCGAAAGCTTTACAATgaggaggaaattgcaaggtGGAAGCGCCTATGGCCTACCCAAGTCCTGGAATAA
- the LOC18769142 gene encoding rhomboid-like protein 20 → MNGGPSGFHNAPVTRAFVIASALFTVFFGFQGRSSKLGLSYLDIFGKFRLWKLIVSIFAFSSTPELMFGLYLLYYFRVFERQIGSNKYSVFILFSVTVSLLFEILALAYLKDPAVNLVTSGPYGLIFASFVPFFFDIPVSTRFRVFGVRFSDKSFIYLAGLQLLLSSWKRSILPGVFGILCGSLYHLNVFHIRKAKFPEVIASFFSRISWPSTGSPPAAPTRNIVGSATPFTARQVERNYPSALASATEPTEASIATLVSMGFDRNSARQALVQARNDVNVATNILLEAQAH, encoded by the exons ATGAACGGCGGCCCCTCTGGTTTCC ACAATGCTCCTGTTACCAGAGCCTTCGTCATTGCTAGCGCTCTCTTCACCGTCTTCTTTGGGTTCCAGGGCCGTTCTAGCAAGCTTGGATTGTCGTATCTG GATATATTTGGGAAGTTTCGCCTTTGGAAGTTAATTGTGTCAATTTTTGCCTTTTCATCTACACCAGAACTGATGTTTGGGCTGTATCTGCTATATTACTTCAGGGTCTTTGAGAGACAGATAGGTTCCAATAAGTACTCG GTGTTTATTTTGTTCTCTGTGACCGTATCATTACTCTTTGAGATCCTTGCTCTAGCATATCTTAAAG ATCCTGCAGTAAACCTGGTGACGTCAGGACCTTATGGTCTTATTTTTGCATCTTTTGTaccctttttctttgacaTTCCAGTTTCAACACGCTTTCGTGTATTTGGTGTGCGCTTCTCGGATAAGTCTTTCATATATCTAGCTGGTCTACAG CTTCTTTTATCATCCTGGAAAAGATCAATCTTACCAGGGGTATTTGGCATCCTTTGTGGTTCCTTATATCATCTAAATGTCTTCCATATCCGCAAAGCAAAG TTCCCAGAAGTcattgcttctttcttttcacgGATTTCTTGGCCATCAACGGGGAGTCCGCCAGCAGCGCCAACTAGAAATATTGTGGGAAGTGCAACACCATTCACAGCTCGGCAAGTAGAG AGAAATTATCCCTCTGCCTTGGCTTCTGCCACAGAGCCAACGGAGGCCTCCATTGCGACTCTGGTTTCTATGGGCTTTGATAGGAATTCTGCCAGACAGGCACTGGTGCAGGCTAGAAATGATGTCAACGTAGCTACAAACATCCTTCTTGAAGCGCAGGCTCACTGA
- the LOC18770841 gene encoding pentatricopeptide repeat-containing protein At1g80270, mitochondrial → MWALRRASLPLRSQAFNIRSSRACCANLELPITYGQGDACFHESCKSMPDGCLSSKRLYYTTQVSWNFSVDRRSFSSQAGAESSGEKDDLEDGFSELETLPSAEASQHEDELISEPELSEDEEEVEPSQHELELSENGADSIEKRSPRKRNVSELFKAILAFPAFSVHGALDKWVKAGNDLNRAEISLAMFNFRKRQMFGRALQLSEWLEEHKQIEFVERDYASRVDLIAKVRGLYKAEKYIETIPASFRGEVIYRTLLAYAVSTHNLKKSEEIFNKMKDLEFPVTPFTCNQLLLLYKRLDKKKMADVLLLMEKENVKPTAFTYKLLIDTKGQSNDMTGMDQIYETMKAEGCEPDITVKAILAKHYAAGGLKEKAEAVLKDMEGGNLKENRWACQALLPLYAELGQVDEVERVWKVCESNPRLQEFMAAIKAWGMLNKIEEAEAVFEKMSNTFKKLSSRHYYVLLKVYANGKKLTKGKDLVKRMADNKCDIGPLTWDALVKLYVEAGELEKADSMLQKAAQTNRKKPLFNSYMTIMEQYSKKGDTHNAEKMFYRMRQAGYMARLRQFQTLIQAYINAKTSPYGIWERMKADNIFPNKSLLAQLAQVDPFKKTAASDLLD, encoded by the exons ATGTGGGCTCTTCGTCgtgcttctcttcctctcag GAGCCAAGCATTTAACATAAGAAGTTCTCGTGCATGTTGTGCTAATTTGGAGCTACCAATCACCTATGGACAAGGGGATGCTTGTTTCCATGAGTCCTGTAAATCAATGCCTGATGGATGCCTGTCATCCAAGAGATTATACTACACAACACAAGTTTCTTGGAACTTCTCAGTGGATAGACGCAGCTTTTCTTCACAAGCTGGTGCAGAAAGCAGTGGAGAGAAAGATGACTTGGAAGATGGGTTTTCTGAACTAGAAACACTACCTAGTGCTGAGGCTTCCCAACATGAAGATGAATTAATTTCTGAACCAGAACTctctgaagatgaagaagaagttgagcCTTCTCAACATGAGTTGGAGTTGTCAGAGAATGGGGCTGATTCAATTGAGAAAAGATCACCAAGGAAAAGGAATGTTTCAGAACTGTTCAAGGCCATTTTAGCTTTCCCAGCGTTCTCTGTTCATGGAGCTCTTGATAAGTGGGTTAAAGCAGGAAATGATCTAAATAGGGCAGAGATATCGCTGGCCATGTTCAATTTTCGCAAGCGTCAAATGTTTGGGAGGGCATTACAG CTTTCAGAGTGGTTGGAGGAACATAAGCAGATTGAATTTGTTGAAAGAGATTATGCATCTCGCGTTGACTTAATTGCCAAAGTACGTGGCCTCTATAAGGCAGAGAAATACATTGAGACAATCCCAGCATCCTTTAGAGGTGAGGTAATTTACCGAACCCTGTTGGCATATGCTGTCTCTACCCACAATTTGAAGAAATCTGAagaaattttcaacaaaatgaaGGACCTGGAATTCCCAGTCACACCATTTACTTGCAACCAGTTGCTACTCCTCTACAAGAGGCttgacaagaagaaaatggcaGATGTATTACTGTTAatggagaaagaaaatgtCAAGCCGACGGCCTTTACTTATAAACTCTTAATAGATACCAAAGGCCAGTCCAATGACATGACTGGAATGGATCAAATTTACGAGACAATGAAGGCTGAAGGCTGTGAGCCAGACATCACTGTAAAAGCCATCTTGGCTAAGCACTACGCTGCTGGCGGGCTTAAAGAAAAAGCTGAGGCAGTTTTGAAAGATATGGAAGGCGGAAACTTAAAAGAGAACCGTTGGGCTTGTCAAGCTTTGCTTCCTCTTTATGCTGAGTTGGGACAGGTTGATGAAGTAGAGAGAGTTTGGAAGGTCTGTGAGTCAAATCCTCGGCTTCAAGAGTTCATGGCTGCAATTAAAGCTTGGGGAATGttgaataaaattgaagaagcaGAGGCAGTTTTTGAGAAGATGTCAAATACATTTAAGAAACTTTCTTCAAGGCATTATTATGTGCTTTTGAAGGTCTATGCAAATGGAAAGAAGCTCACCAAGGGTAAAGATCTTGTTAAGCGTATGGCAGATAACAAATGTGACATCGGCCCGTTAACTTGGGATGCACTTGTGAAACTCTATGTGGAAGCAGGTGAGCTTGAAAAGGCTGACTCTATGTTGCAGAAGGCTGCCCAGACGAACCGGAAGAAGCCACTGTTCAATTCTTACATGACCATTATGGAGCAATATTCAAAGAAAGGTGATACCCATAACGCAGAAAAGATGTTTTATAGGATGAGACAGGCTGGTTATATGGCTCGACTTCGTCAGTTCCAAACTCTAATTCAGGCCTACATAAATGCCAAAACTTCACCTTATGGA